One genomic segment of Scylla paramamosain isolate STU-SP2022 chromosome 11, ASM3559412v1, whole genome shotgun sequence includes these proteins:
- the LOC135105176 gene encoding glycosylated lysosomal membrane protein A-like: MRGAVVVVVILAAVVVVAALPPRNLTDPEVNPGCEECEEPWLVVTAGEGANNTLHHLWGAKETLSFLVVAGTGGPNVSVDWDALRNGTNRSVTFQSQPSHVFGFVIPSLILYNDPKDKGAFKDQNESLRVPVSDFTWSAEVLPRSPHQVAVKLQTTHFQDTPLPNKTRILMQVSAYGEDGRSSVLPHLLYTPNSAQLDLILDHFKLNLTEEANSWNKTRWGMDVVVFSSEHKAEEEDGDFGLKFHTQKSLDDEHTPGVFNLDQLTSAGARAGDEAGGYLQWRPVSYLTSDRDISEATIPNLNTSLPALVNLTEPLRKSLAYAVMGDNLTLSGAAVTSIISFGQYKDGYYEAENYTTWTVAIGEGEPPKETFSTLVVVVISLGVVLPGAMFLVGCMVLAVRRWRRHSSSDSILITAE, encoded by the exons ATGAgaggagcggtggtggtggtggtgatactggcggcggtggtggtggtagctgccCTCCCCCCCAGAAAT CTCACAGATCCTGAGGTGAACCCTGGGTGTGAGGAGTGTGAGGAGCCATGGTTAGTGGTGACGGCTGGGGAGGGCGCCAACAACACTCTGCATCACCTGTGGGGGGCAAAGGAGACTCTCAGCTTCCTCGTAGTGGCTGGGACGGGAGGACCTAATGTCTCTGTGGACTGGGATGCCCTTCGTAATGGAACTAATAGATCTGTCACTTTCCAAAGCCAGCCTTCACATGTTTTTGGATTCGTGATTCCCAGT CTGATCCTGTACAATGATCCCAAGGATAAAGGTGCATTCAAGGATCAGAATGAGTCATTACGAGTGCCAGTGTCAGACTTCACCTGGAGTGCAGAGGTGCTGCCGCGCTCCCCACACCAGGTGGCTGTGAAACTCCAGACCACTCACTTCCAAGACACTCCACTTCCCAACAAAACCAGGATACTGATGCAG GTGTCGGCCTATGGGGAAGACGGACGAAGCAGTGTGCTGCCTCACCTCCTGTACACTCCAAACTCAGCACAACTTGACCTCATCCTGGACCATTTCAAACTTAACCTCACAGAAGA GGCAAACAGCTGGAATAAGACACGGTGGGGCATGGATGTGGTGGTGTTCAGCTCGGAGCACAaggcggaagaagaggacggaGACTTTGGTCTAAAGTTTCACACTCAGAAGTCCCTGGATGATGAGCACACTCCAGGAGTTTTCAAT CTTGATCAGCTGACGAGTGCCGGGGCTCGGGCTGGAGATGAAGCCGGGGGTTACCTGCAGTGGCGGCCAGTCAGTTACCTCACCTCAGACAGAGACATCAGTGAAGCCACCATCCCCAATCTCAACACCTCCCTTCCAGCGCTGGTCAACTTGACAGAACCTCTCAGGAAGTCGCTGGCTTATGCTGTGATGGGCGACAACCTAACTCTGTCTGGTGCGGCAGTCACCTCAATCATCAGCTTTGGCCAGTATAAGGATGGCTACTATGAGGCAGAGAATTATACTACTTG GACAGTGGCAATAGGTGAGGGAGAGCCCCCCAAGGAGACGTTCTcaacactggtggtggtggtgatcagcCTCGGTGTGGTGCTGCCAGGCGCCATGTTCCTGGTTGGTTGTATGGTGCTTGCTGTCCGCCGTTGGCGTCGCCACAGCTCATCAGACTCCATCCTTATCACTGCTGAGTAG
- the LOC135105177 gene encoding oxidoreductase NAD-binding domain-containing protein 1-like yields the protein MRVLVKGVWSPLRVFHKLKPRLMSTLTPEEPAPAAPISRVAGQGKHLVITAEQTRQPLVTAATVTRVWQASPSVRCLTLAVHDPRVSFKGGQWVDLFIPGLEIVGGFSMCSPPRQLAQEGTLDLGVKYSKWPPALWVHEECKVGSEVHIRVGGDFHYPPSPLPQKEGDRGFSLPPYPLLLVGGGVGVNPLASMLFQIHSLHRLGVPAGGEVEGALPEGTKGAMLYSARTYEEILYKEELNKVAEEMSNFRVSYFTTREAPPNPSLATHGRITASTLSQAVSSLSASHPPLCYLCGPPCMSEDVSRHLQDAGVPRERILYEKWW from the exons ATGAGGGTGTTAGTTAAAGGCGTGTGGTCACCATTGCGAGTCTTCCACAAGCTTAAGCCAAG ACTCATGTCCACACTCACCCCAGAGGAACCCGCCCCTGCAGCACCCATCAGCAGGGTGGCGGGGCAGGGCAAGCACCTCGTCATCACTGCGGAACAGACCCGGCAGCCCTTGGTGACGGCAGCAACCGTCACGAGGGTCTGGCAGGCATCTCCCAGTGTGCGGTGTTTGACCCTGGCTGTACATGACCCCAGGGTGTCCTTCAAGGGGGGACAATG GGTGGACCTCTTTATACCTGGGTTGGAGATAGTGGGTGGGTTCTCCATGTGCTCACCTCCCCGCCAGCTGGCCCAGGAGGGGACGCTGGATCTGGGGGTGAAGTACTCCAAGTGGCCGCCTGCCCTGTGGGTGCATGAGGAG tgcAAGGTGGGCTCAGAAGTCCATATTCGAGTTGGGGGTGACTTCCACTACCCTCCATCACCCCTACCACAGAAGGAGGGGGACCGAGGGTTCAGTCTGCCCCCTTACCCCTTGCTACTAGTTGGGGGTGGGGTGGGAGTGAATCCGCTGGCCTCCATGTTATTCCAGATCCACTCTCTCCATCGGCTGGGGGTCCCGGCtggtggggaggtggagggggctCTGCCTGAAGGAACTAAAGGAGCAATGCTGTATTCTGCAAGGACGTATGAAGAGATTCTGTATAAG gaggagctGAACAAAGTGGCTGAAGAGATGAGTAACTTCAGAGTGAGCTATTTCACCACAAGAGAGGCGCCACCCAACCCATCCCTAGCCACcc atggcCGCATTACTGCCAGCACACTCTCCCAAGCAGTCTCCTCTCTCAGCGCATCCCACCCTCCACTCTGCTACCTCTGTGGGCCGCCCTGCATGTCAGAGGACGTCAGCCGCCACTTGCAGGACGCCGGGGTGCCTAGGGAGCGGATCCTGTatgagaagtggtggtga